A genomic segment from Deltaproteobacteria bacterium encodes:
- a CDS encoding nucleotidyltransferase family protein produces the protein MRDLLITEHAEEIRRIAREHGARRVRVFGSRGRGEAGESSDLDLLVDFEPGRDLLDLVALKQDLEQLLGCHVDIVEEEGLSPYLRKRVLQDARAL, from the coding sequence ATGAGAGACCTCCTCATCACGGAACATGCCGAAGAGATCCGGCGGATTGCGCGCGAGCACGGCGCGCGGCGCGTACGTGTTTTCGGCTCGCGCGGGCGGGGTGAAGCCGGCGAGTCAAGCGACCTCGATCTGCTCGTCGACTTCGAGCCCGGTCGAGATCTTCTCGATCTGGTCGCACTCAAGCAGGACCTCGAGCAGCTTCTCGGCTGCCACGTCGACATCGTCGAAGAGGAAGGGTTGAGTCCGTACCTGCGCAAGCGCGTCCTCCAAGACGCGCGGGCCCTATGA